A window of Glycine soja cultivar W05 chromosome 2, ASM419377v2, whole genome shotgun sequence genomic DNA:
CTATATTTAAGGCCCTCCATAAAGATCTTGGGAAGCACCCTGTTGAGGCTTACCGTGATGAGGTTAATTATcactaaacaacaccaaaattTGTAGTTTTGATTACCTGAAACATAGTTACAAGTTGATTTACATTATATACACTTTCATCCACCATATAGCTTGTttgtaactttttatttatttatttattttaattttaccctTTAAATTGTATTGCTGGATTCTTGACTAGTTGATTGCTTTTGTTAGGTTGGAGGGGTAGAAAAATCAGCCAGCAAAGCTTTGAGCTGCGTTGAGAAATGGATGGCCCCTAAAAAGGTATATGATTCTATTTCCCTTTTTTCCTTATTAATTCCTCCCTTTCATTTTAAGAACTTTTCATACTATAACATGTGATTAGAACATCACTTTTATCGTCAAAAGCTCCAAATCAGAATTGTATGCCATTAAggtaatgaaattttttattcaaacttgATCTAGAAGTAATATAATGTTGCATAAaggatcattttttaattggttgattATGTCCCATTACTCTACCAATGTATTCACATCCTTACATTTTGACTATAGCGTATAATGATTCGTTGACCATTGTTCTTGTTCTGTTCAATGTTTTTTAGCTTCTTCAACAATTTTCTTGTGATGACATGTGTCAGCTGTTaaccttttttctttgttgggGCTATTATTGCAGAGTGAtatcccttttcttttcttcccagCTAAAGGAGAAGTGTTGTCAGAACCACTTGGTGTGGTTCTCATAATTTCTTCTTGGAACTTCCCAATCAGTGAGTAAAAATTTCCAATTCAATCCATGTTATGTTTACTTGTTAGTTGTTACTGTTAGATTTcagaattattcttgaatcagTTTCCTAGATACTTTTTCATGTACATCTCttcatttttattacaaaatctTGACCAATAATATTTTAGTCTATAAAAAGTCTGTAAGTCATTCTAGATTTATGGAATTATCAGCGATCAAAGGTTAAGGTACTATTTACCTCAAGAATTTTTTGTAACAGGATCAGGCTGAATATAAGTTCAGCAATGCTTCAATTGTTGTCATATTTTTGGTGTTTTAAACTTATCAcaaaaatgttaatatatttacaCTATTATGCAGTACTGGCATTGGATCCAATAATTGGGGCAATATCTGCTGGAAATGTTGTAGTCATTAAACCTTCAGAGCAAGCTCCAGCATGCTCTTCTTTTCTTGCCAATACCATTCCTCGCTACTTGGACTCTAATGCCATCAAGGTGATTGAGGGTGGAGAAGATGTCTGTGAACAATTACTGCGACAAAAATGGGACAAAATATTCTTCACTGGTATTATTTTTCATACCAAGCAACTTCTTGCTAAATTGTGgtgtgtgtatatgtatatgtttaCTGTATATATGAAACCTAATACATGTCTGGGGGAACATTTGCATACTTGATCTCAGATGAACATAGATTtggaaaaattgatttttgctAAAAATAAGTGTTAATTTAAGTGATTTATGTTTAGAAACTTTTATCTCCAGAGTAAGTTTTCAGTGAAACTTAACCTGAAATTTTCAACTCAACCCAACACTAAAGTAAGTTCTGCTAGTGTTTGGACCTGCGTTTGAGGCATTCAAACCAAATCCAAAAATAGCATTCATTTGATTGGCTGAACACCATTTCCTATTACTTGGTGGTTTGCTTATAATctcatttaagaataaaatataatcctACAAAGATGACTACAAACTGAATTCTGGTTCTAGAATTATTTCTCCATGGTGTATAAAATTTTCAGGAAGTCCACGTGTGGCAAGCGTAGTGATGTCTGCTGCTGCAAAGAATTTAACTCCTGTTACTCTAGAGTTGGGTGGAAAATGCCCTGCCATACTGGATTCCCTTCCCAATCCTTCAGAGTTTGAGGTAGTTCACATgagttattagtattattagtaTGCTTgccacattcaatttcaaggtctaattcagttttcttttctttgtacattTGTGGGCATCAAGTTGGCAGTGAAAAGAATTGTAGGAGGAAAGTGGGGACCTTGCAGTGGTCAAGCTTGCATAGGAATAGACTATTTGCTTGTTGAGGAGAAGTTCTCATCTGCTGTGGTATTCATTACAATCATCAACAGCTATTTTTGCTAAAATATTATTGtgaataaataatcattttgatTTCTGAATGTAAATCAATGATAATTTTGTTCttgaaagtttaaaaaaaaaaaattagtccacgtatatataaaaaatgtaacaattaaatcttattgttaaattttgtaagatcaatttatcattaaattataatatttgaagaCTAATTTatcaataagttaatttttacattttttttacacattttgGATAAATGTTCATTTacccttttatttttctattagtaAGTTGTTGTTTCTCTTCTAGATAAAACTATTAAAGAAGTTCATAAGAAGATTTTATGGTGAAAACCCAGTGGAGTCAAAGGTAATTTCAAGAATAATAAACAAGCAGCACTTTGAGAGATTATGCAATCTTCTCAAAGACCCTCTTGTTGCGGCTTCCATCGTTCATGGTGGTTCAGTCGACGAAGAAAACTTGTAAGTTCGGCCTGCAGGGAATAGAAATGGTTAGTTAAGTTGATTTGTTTAACTCGgcaatttcttccaatctttTCAGGTTCATTGAGCCTACAATTTTGTTAGATCCTCCACTAGATTCTGAGATAATGGCAGAAGAGATATTCGGCCCACTGCTTCCTATAATCACAGTGAGAATCAACAGTCccattttatgttttcaattctCACATATATTGTGCATTGTCTCATTCAACTCTTGTTGCACTTGCAATCTGTGCAGTTGGATAAAATTCAGGAAAGTATTGAGTTTATCAATGCAAAGCCAAAACCTCTTGCCATTTATGCCTTCACCAAAGATGAAACTTTCAAGAGAAAGATTCTATCAGAAACATCCTCAGGAAGTGTCGTATTTAATGACACAATGGTTCAAGTAGTGCTTTTATCTTCCTTGTCTTCCCTAACTtaactttctttttataataagcttttatatatatatatatatatatatataaaaggatcTATTCTTGTTATCATGATTCTTTTTCTTAAgatttaataattaagattataaTCATTAGatcttaagaaaataaatgataaacacgagaaataattctaaaaaaattattctttgaataatatatatatatatatatatatatatatatatatatatatatatatatatatatatatatatatatattaattatttttgtttgttctgAGTTTTGTTATAGACTTTTGTTGTAAATTAAGTGATGATATTATATCATGTTAAAATCCCTTTCAATGTATATCTGTCGTTGGAATGGTATCATGTCATCACTAAAAATTTGGAAcaaaactttaaataattttaaaaaaattattaggaacttaaaataaaaatcacgtATATATTAAACATCTAAAAGTTATTTAAGTTTATCAAGTATTAAACTCGGCTCGGATTGGGTGGGCTGGCCCGTTGGCCTGGGAACTGGGCACCCAATTGGTCTGAGCCACCTATTGGGTCGGTTTTGCATATGATTCGATCTGACTCGGCATGATTTGATCTCGAATCAGTGACTCGATGACTTGGTTGACTCAGTGAGtcatacatttttaaatttttttttcatttaaataatatcactcgtattagaaaaataaatttatttcttacacTTGTACTTTTTATAGATTTGCTTATGTTTTTTATCAATCACATCTTAAATTTTGAGATGATAAAAgtgttattattttcaattttcttttgacTAATTTGTGTGTATATTAGCTTATGTTTACTATTatacaacaataatatatattttaaattctaactTAAGGTTATTTATATATACCGAATTCTAAAGAAATATGTTACAtgctcaaaattttaaacaagttCATAATTATActtctttaaaatttattaaactttaaatcttaattgtttaaatttacacaaatttaattatttaactgtTTTTAATATTAACTGGGTCATGCGAGTAATTGATGATTCATTTGATCAACTCCTAACCCAGTGATCTCCTATCCTGACGGAGTCAATGATTGATAACCGGGAGTAATACTTTCGTTGTGTGTGCAGTTTTTATGTGATACGCTGCCATTTGGAGGAGTTGGCCAGAGTGGTTTGGGAAGGTACCATGGGAAGTACTCTTTTGACACTTTCAGCCATGAAAAAGCTGTAATGCATAGAAAGCTGTTCCTTGAAATTGAGCCAAGGTACCCTCCTTGGAATAAGTTCAAGCTAGAGTTTATCAGATTAGCATACAGGCTGAACTACTTTGGACTAGTACTGCACATGCTGGGCTTGAAAAGATACAACTAGATCAATACTCAGCACAATGTTCATCTATTCCTCAAATACatgttgattaaaaaataattaagcttTATTGTGACTGAACATGAGTTGTGGGAAAATAGGAGCAAGAATCCGTATTTGCAGAAGTTGCACAAGTAGTGAACATCAACTTGGCGTTGTAATAAGCGAACCTttgtatctctttttttttttgctagtaATAGGACGTTTTTACTTCAAATGTCTTAACAGTCCAAACATTGTCAAACATTTTTAACTTCTCTTTTCACCTGCATTTGTCCACCTCTATCTATGGCTGAACCATGAATATAGTGCCCTTGCCTGCAGACGTAAATAATTAATTCGAATAGCACTAACATGAAAAACTTGAATGCTGGTGGGATAAGGATGCCAATGACTAGCAAGTATAGAaatttttttgcataaaatcaAGAAGGTTACCCATATTCAAATTGCTCCTCCTTACCAGCCAGAGCTAAGAAACACGTGGATCTCATTAGTCTTCAAGTCAAACATTGAAGGGTAGAGACGTCCTAGAATGATTTCCTTGTCGGATCGGAAGTGATGGGGGGAGTCTATCTGCAAAGACTATTTGTAAGAGCCAGAGTTGAGCGATAGCTAGGGTTAGAGACATACTTGATATGTGATGCTAGCTAGGTCCTTTTTATTAGTCTTCCTTGTATTCATAAGCTAGATAAGATAggattaaattatttgataatccTCGCTCAGCGGCTCGCTTAGCAAGAATTGGAAATTTTGCACATTGCAAAGGTTGCAAAATCGACAACCCATGGCTATGAATGGCCCTTCAATCATctaaatttacaataaatacaCCAATCATGCTCCTTATGCTTCCTAACACTAATATAAGATGTACCATTGTTTGCATTAGCTTATCCTTGCTTATTTTTCTGTGTATGTGACTATGATGATCATGATATCTGTTATTCTAAGACCAGGTGGATGAAGTCTCACCGTCTCAAAAATGATTTATTAGTTTTCAGTTGATGTGCATTGTCTTTGTTCCATGAACCCTGAAGAAAGAGGACGTTATAGTCGAAAAGATGATTTACTACTTATGGCACTTGTTGTGGATATTTCTCCATTGCCATAGAAATAAGATACATTGAGCGCTTGCTAACATCGACAATGGTTCTTGACGGTGGACGCTTGAAAGAATTTACCTATGATGATGTCGTTGAGGCGACACACGTCATGCCACTTTCCATCCACCTTCATCATTTTTAGATGGAAAGGATTCTTTGGATGAATCTATTGATAGTAGTTGACTAGAGAATAGTTATGACCAACTCGATATGGATTGAGTTTTTGTATTCCCTTCTTCTTTAGGGTGTATTGTAGATTTGTAGTAGGTAGATGATACATTGTTGATGGTTTCACACACTCCCCTTGGTTTTTATTGAAATACTTTTATATCTTGTCATGTATCTATATTTGGAGAGACATGATATATATGTCGTCTCATCTGATATTATTTTCTGATGTATGATGCTATGACCATCATTGACATATTACTGTTGCTTCCACACTAATGTATGTTTATGGCATCTATGCTTCGGCTTAAGGGAAGTGTTAGAGTTGTTTAGAATAAAAGGTTTTTGTATGTATAGTAGTTTGACCCAAGAGCTTATATATACTTAaccttataatataaatatgaagATAATACACATTATAGAGTACCCAATTATAGTTTtactcatttatttctttttcttttgtctctATCTTTTTCTACACTAATCAAGCTTGGTGCTCTAATTTTCTCAAGCTATTCAGCTTCAAACGCAATTTACCCATTATTTTCTGAATTGAGCTGATAGGGGATTTTCATGAGAAAACAGGAAATTGTTACAATCTCAAAGTGGGAACCACATACACAGCTTGTATTAGTTGAATTGGACCCAATAAGAAAGCATTTTTGATACTGAGCTTATGGGCAAGAATGATCGTGGCCATTGGGTTTTCTTTGTTAATCTGCCAATCCCTGACAGGGAAAATGTTAATAGGAAGCGAAACACTGGTTTGTGACTATGTTGAAGTCCATATCATATATGAAGATCGATGTACAAGAACATCACTCATTGACGAAGTACTTGCTGTCAGGAGAGTAATTTTCTGTTATAGTTAAGTACTTAGTTAGTTTGTTACTTGTTAGTATTCAATAGTTAATATAAATAGAGCTCTTACATACTGTTGTAGGCTTGTAGCATCTCtcttaatcaattacaatatattTCTTAGTTCTCTTCTCTATTTTGAGCTCTGTGGAGTATGGCCCCAATACAGTGTTGGTGTTACTTGCATTTCTCAAACCATTTCATTTCAGAATTCTAATACTTGCTATAACTAAATTTAGTTCATTTTACAATGTTAATTAAGACTTAAGGATGAAGAAGTGTTTCATATAGCGTATCATGAAACCTTGCAGCATAAGATTATAATTAGGTATGAGAATAGAACAGACTTTAAAAGGTCTGAGTCTAGACTACgatgaattttttaaacatgAATCTGACCTATAGCCTATCAATGACTTTTATTTTGGTTCTGGTTCAGTCtgacttttttaaaagtctagTTTAAcctgatagcctttttaaaagttttcttcacatcaaatatttaatattcctTTGTGGAAGAAAGAATATATGCATGGAAAAGAGAAGGTAAAAagaagatgaaataaaaaaatgttgaaggaaTAAGAAGAtgcaagaaaaaatataagattttgaagttttACCTCTATCAAACcttgaaataaaaatgatatgatttttgtttgttaggaaaatagaaaagttaaaaggaaaagaaaaacttaagaaaaggaaaagttaaaaagccaacaaaaaataatgaggGATATAAAGGGacacaactaaattataattaaagtcttacttaATTATAGGAATGGAAGTTATAGAGCAGTAATGTGTGCAATCAAAGTCtcctagtttaaaaaaatatattggttgtatccaaaaaataatataagtatatatacatatatttaggTCGACTTATCAGactttttttaataagcctaagcatgatatatttaatttaatagaccTTTAAAAAACATGAgcttaaccttttaattaaataggttaGTTCAGACTAGACTTTATGTAGGTCAGGTCATAGGCTTCTATAGGCCGGCCTGACCTATTTCTACccctaattataattaaaaaattgataattaaaaataaaatctcaatttttaatatatggtAGTTAcacttttatcttatttaaataattgtttttaaatcaattaattaaataatcgatataaataacttttaatcCATTCGAAtcgatctaaaaaaattattttaaaaatcaatcatttaaaaggatttaaaagttaacttttaacatcaattaac
This region includes:
- the LOC114381773 gene encoding aldehyde dehydrogenase family 3 member F1, with protein sequence MDIGGGVEEPVRELRQYFKTGKTKSVTWRKNQLTSLIDLVHENEDAIFKALHKDLGKHPVEAYRDEVGGVEKSASKALSCVEKWMAPKKSDIPFLFFPAKGEVLSEPLGVVLIISSWNFPIILALDPIIGAISAGNVVVIKPSEQAPACSSFLANTIPRYLDSNAIKVIEGGEDVCEQLLRQKWDKIFFTGSPRVASVVMSAAAKNLTPVTLELGGKCPAILDSLPNPSEFELAVKRIVGGKWGPCSGQACIGIDYLLVEEKFSSAVIKLLKKFIRRFYGENPVESKVISRIINKQHFERLCNLLKDPLVAASIVHGGSVDEENLFIEPTILLDPPLDSEIMAEEIFGPLLPIITLDKIQESIEFINAKPKPLAIYAFTKDETFKRKILSETSSGSVVFNDTMVQFLCDTLPFGGVGQSGLGRYHGKYSFDTFSHEKAVMHRKLFLEIEPRYPPWNKFKLEFIRLAYRLNYFGLVLHMLGLKRYN